The Panacibacter microcysteis DNA window TGCATCCAGCACTTCTACGCCGGTTGCTTTTTTCGTGTCTTTATCGTACAGAATTTTTGTAACAATGCTCCATGGCCTTAGTGTAAGGTTGCCTGTTTTCATGGCAGCGGGCAAGGTGGAAGACTGGGTGCTGAAATAACCACCAAACGGGCAACCGTACCAGCATTTGTTCCTGAACTGGCATGCCTGCCTGTCCTGCAAAGGCTGTGTAATGTTGGCAACACGGCCAATGATCATATGGCGCTGGCCTTTATAAAATTCTTTTAATCGCGGTGCCAGGTCTTTCTCCACACAGTTCATTTCCATGGGTGGCAGAAACTGGCCATCGGGCAGGTTTGGCAGGTTTTCCACGCTGCCGCTGATGCCTGCAAAACGCTCCACATAATCGTACCAGGGCGCAATTTCTTTGTAGCGTACGGGCCAGTCTATGCCTATGCCTTCTTTGGCATTTGCCTCAAAATCAAAATCGCTTAGGCGGTAGCTTTGGCGCCCCCACATAAGCGACCGGCCACCTACGTGATAGCCGCGAAACCAGTCGAACCGTTTTATTTCTGTGTAAGGAGATTCTTTTTCATTCACCCAGTAGTCAAGGTTACGTTCATTCAACGGGTAATCCCTGGTAAGTACAGGATAGTCTTTGATCATGGCCTGTGTTTTCTGGCCATGGTGCGGGTAATCCCACGCTTCTTTATTGGCTTCTTTATAATCTGCAATGTGCTTAATATCGCGGCCACGTTCAAGCATAATGGTCTTAAGACCTTTTTCGCACAATTCTTTTGCAGCCCATCCGCCACTGATTCCTGAACCGATTACAATGGCATCAAATACGTTATCTGCCATAAGGGGTAAATTTTTTTATGTTACAAGCAATATATCTTTTCTCAACTGTGGTTGTGTCACTCACTTGTACTGCAGCTTTTCAATCAGCAATGCCCGGGCTCCCGGGTTTTGTACAATCAGCCTGGCTATCGTATGTTACATTCTTCCAGGTTAGTAAAACAAAAACCCGCGGCATGCGATGCTGCAGGTTTACAGATATCTTATTAAACATCGCAGATCTGAACTGCCTTGCGCAGTGAAGCAATTTTATCGGGCCCTGCAGGCATAAACTCCTGTGCTACATAACCTTTAAAGCCTGTATCCAGGATTGCTTTCATGATAGCGGGGTAATACAATTCCTGGGTATCATCAATCTCGTGCCTGCCGGGCACGCCACCTGTGTGGTAGTGGGAAATGTATTGATGATTGTCTTTGATGGTTCTGATTACGTCACCTTCATCAATCTGCATGTGGTAAATATCGTAGAGCAGTTTAAAGTTTTCAGATCCTGTAGCTTTACACAGTTCCACGCCCCAATGGGTTTTATCGCACATATAGTCTTTATGATCCACTTTGCTGTTGAGCAATTCCATCACCACTGTAATACCTGCCTTTTCTGCTGCGGGCAGAATTTTTTGTAAGCCTTCAGCACAATTCTTTAAACCTGTTTCATCATCCATTCCATTACGGTTACCGCTAAAACAGATCACCTGTTTGTAGCCTGCTTTAACCATTAGCGGAAAAGTTTCTTCGTAGTCTTTAATAAGCTTTGCGTGGTTGGCTTTGTTGTTCCAGCCTTCTGTAAGGCTAGAGCCTGCGCCTACGTAACACATAGAGCTGTACAAGCCATATTTCTGCAGTGTTGGCCAGTCTTTAGGGCCCATCAGGTCGATGGCCTTCAGGCCAATGTCTTTGGCTACTTTACAAAGTTCTTCTACAGACAGAAAACCGTATGTCCACTGACATACGGAATGATTGATATTTCCTTTCAAGGTATTTTCATTTTTGTTATCACTGCTGAAAGAGGAAAGCAACGGTGCTGCGGCAACGGCTGCAGAACCGGCTACGATATTTTTAAGTGCGGAACGACGATCTTGATGCTTTGACATGTGTTATAGTTCTATTGCTGTTAATGAGCGCCTGCCGGTTGTAACCCTGGTTTCCTTTTGCCTCTCATATAAATAAAAAGTATGAGGAATGCCACTGTAAGGATGATGGGGATAATGAGTGTGGCATTAATAATTTCAGGGCCTGCTGCCTTTTTGGCTTCATTTAATGCAGCCGTCATCTCCGGTGTTGCGGAAGAACCTGTATAAGTGGCCAGGTCTGAACCTGCAGGCAACTTGGCGGCTAATAACCTGTCGTAGTAACCACCCATGAAGATCATGTAAACAGAAACAGCAAACATACCTGCACCACCCATAAAGTTTAAACCAACAGCACCTGTCCTGGGAAGGTTTTCTGCCACGAAGCCAATCATGGTAGGCCAGAAATAACATACACCGATACCAAACACAATAGCGCCTACAAATAACATATTTCCCGTAGAGTGCCCTAACAGGTATAAACCGAGTGAAGCAAATATTGCAGAGAATAACAACACCCCCGAAGGCGATAAACGGTGTACAACAGGCCCAGCAAAGGCACGGCCAATAACCATTATACCCGTTTCGATTGTTAACAGCAGGATAGCATTTTCTGTTACATTCTTGAGCAATACATCAATCCACTGACCAGTGAACAACTCTGTTATTGCTGTACCAAACATGAGAATGATCATTGCAATAAACAACGGGTTCAACAATGAACCATACATTTCAGATGTTGAAACACCACTTGCCACACGTTCTGTAACGGGAAACTCCAGCTTGCTAAACAGGTAAAGGTATAGTAGCGTAGGGATCAGCATTACACCAACCTGCACCTGCCAGCCAAGACCTATTTTATCAAACAGAAATACCAGTAATGTGCCTATTACAATACCACCGGGAAACCATAAATGGAAGTGGTTGAGTTTTGTTGTTTTATTGTCTGAATAAATGGTGGCAACAAGCGGATTGCATGCGGCTTCTACCGTACCATTTCCCATACCTATAAGCAGTGTAGATAAAAACAACGACCAGTAACCTGTGGCAAATACAGTCAATAAAATGCCTGCAAGGTGAAAGATGCCTGCACCAACAAGCAACTTCTTCATACCAATTACATCTACCACCATACCACCAATAATAATTGCCAGCGGAAAACCCCAGAATGCTGTTGCCGCAATGGTGCCAAGTTGTTCTGCACTTAACTGAAATTCTACGCCTAAACGACCGAGGATACCTGCCCTTATACCAAAAGATAAAGATGTAACAAGCAACGCCAGGCAACTGGCTACAAAAAGTTGGTTCCGGTTAATGGCTGACATACGTTAGATTGTTGATTAGAGGTTATATAAACTATATATGTTCGAAATACACTTATAAAACTTGATCGCCCTAAATGTACAGACAATGCGTCATTAAAACGCAATGAAAAAATTTTTTTTAACAAAAGAAGGCTATAACATTTGTTAGTTGCAAAAACATTGTAATCCTTATAATAATCAATCATTAATTTGCTACGGGTAAATATAATTTTTTTACTTTTAAATCCACTTTCTCGTCTAAAATTATTTTCCAAATGAACAGAAAACTAAGAATGGGAATGGTAGGTGGAGGCAAGGATGCTTTCATTGGTGCCATTCACCGTATTGCTGCCAACATGGATGGCCTTATAGAACTTTGTTGTGGTGCACTCAGTATAAATCCTGAAGTTGCAGTTGAGTCTGGTAAAATGTTGTTTCTTCCTGAAGACAGAACATACCTGAATTATGAAGAGATGATTAAGAAAGAAGCCGCACTACCTGCAGACAAACGAATGGATTTTGTAACCATCGTTACACCAAACTTCGCACACTTTGCACCTGCAATGATGGCACTGGACAATGGCTTTCATGTGGTGATTGAGAAGCCTATTGCATTTACACTTGATGAAGCCTTGCAACTGAAACAAAAAGTTGCTGAAACAGGTTTAACGCTGTGCCTTACACATACCTACTCCGGCTACCCGATGGTGAAGCAGGCCAAGGCAATGGTTGCTGCCAATACATTTGGTAAAATAAGAAAAGTGTGGGTTGAATACCCGCAGGGCTGGCTTAGCAAACTAAGCGAAAGAGAAGGCAATGCACAGGCTGCCTGGAGAACAGACCCCAAGAAAAGCGGCAAGAGTGGTTGTATGGGAGATATTGGTACCCATGCTGCACACCTTGCAGAATATGTAACAGGTTTAAAGATTACACATATGTGTGCAGACCTAAATGCTTTGGTGGAAGGTCGTGCACTGGATGATGACGGTAATGTATTATTGAAATTAGAAAATGGTGCCACAGGCGTACTGATGGCCAGCCAGGTGGCAGCAGGCGAAGAGAATGGGATACGTATACGTGTATATGGAGAAAAAGGCGGACTTGAGTGGTACCAGCATGAGCCAAATACATTGCTTGTTAAGTGGCTTGACGCACCTGCACAAATATTAAGGGCAGGTGGCAACTACGGCGACCGTTTGTCAAGTTTTGCCACGCACAACTGCAGAACACCCGGCGGTCACCCTGAAGGTTACCTTGAGGCATTTGGTAATATCTACCGCAATTTTGCCTTAACACTTTCTGCAAAAATTGATGGTACTGAACCTACAAAAGAAATGCTCGATTTTCCCGG harbors:
- a CDS encoding MFS transporter, whose amino-acid sequence is MSAINRNQLFVASCLALLVTSLSFGIRAGILGRLGVEFQLSAEQLGTIAATAFWGFPLAIIIGGMVVDVIGMKKLLVGAGIFHLAGILLTVFATGYWSLFLSTLLIGMGNGTVEAACNPLVATIYSDNKTTKLNHFHLWFPGGIVIGTLLVFLFDKIGLGWQVQVGVMLIPTLLYLYLFSKLEFPVTERVASGVSTSEMYGSLLNPLFIAMIILMFGTAITELFTGQWIDVLLKNVTENAILLLTIETGIMVIGRAFAGPVVHRLSPSGVLLFSAIFASLGLYLLGHSTGNMLFVGAIVFGIGVCYFWPTMIGFVAENLPRTGAVGLNFMGGAGMFAVSVYMIFMGGYYDRLLAAKLPAGSDLATYTGSSATPEMTAALNEAKKAAGPEIINATLIIPIILTVAFLILFIYMRGKRKPGLQPAGAH
- a CDS encoding Gfo/Idh/MocA family protein; its protein translation is MNRKLRMGMVGGGKDAFIGAIHRIAANMDGLIELCCGALSINPEVAVESGKMLFLPEDRTYLNYEEMIKKEAALPADKRMDFVTIVTPNFAHFAPAMMALDNGFHVVIEKPIAFTLDEALQLKQKVAETGLTLCLTHTYSGYPMVKQAKAMVAANTFGKIRKVWVEYPQGWLSKLSEREGNAQAAWRTDPKKSGKSGCMGDIGTHAAHLAEYVTGLKITHMCADLNALVEGRALDDDGNVLLKLENGATGVLMASQVAAGEENGIRIRVYGEKGGLEWYQHEPNTLLVKWLDAPAQILRAGGNYGDRLSSFATHNCRTPGGHPEGYLEAFGNIYRNFALTLSAKIDGTEPTKEMLDFPGVEDGIRGMAFIDNVVLSGQSTEKWTPHTV
- a CDS encoding hydroxypyruvate isomerase family protein — encoded protein: MSKHQDRRSALKNIVAGSAAVAAAPLLSSFSSDNKNENTLKGNINHSVCQWTYGFLSVEELCKVAKDIGLKAIDLMGPKDWPTLQKYGLYSSMCYVGAGSSLTEGWNNKANHAKLIKDYEETFPLMVKAGYKQVICFSGNRNGMDDETGLKNCAEGLQKILPAAEKAGITVVMELLNSKVDHKDYMCDKTHWGVELCKATGSENFKLLYDIYHMQIDEGDVIRTIKDNHQYISHYHTGGVPGRHEIDDTQELYYPAIMKAILDTGFKGYVAQEFMPAGPDKIASLRKAVQICDV
- a CDS encoding GMC oxidoreductase, whose product is MADNVFDAIVIGSGISGGWAAKELCEKGLKTIMLERGRDIKHIADYKEANKEAWDYPHHGQKTQAMIKDYPVLTRDYPLNERNLDYWVNEKESPYTEIKRFDWFRGYHVGGRSLMWGRQSYRLSDFDFEANAKEGIGIDWPVRYKEIAPWYDYVERFAGISGSVENLPNLPDGQFLPPMEMNCVEKDLAPRLKEFYKGQRHMIIGRVANITQPLQDRQACQFRNKCWYGCPFGGYFSTQSSTLPAAMKTGNLTLRPWSIVTKILYDKDTKKATGVEVLDAETNKTYEYKAKVIFLNASALNSAWVLMNSATDVWPDGLGSSSGELGHNVMDHHLGVGASGMVEGYEDKYYYGRRANGVYIPRYRNLFGDKRDYLRGFGYQGGASRQGYNRSLEEQSLMGTELKELLTEPGAWMMNIGGFGETLPYHENKVTLDKTKKDKWGLNVLAMDIEYKDNEVKMRKDMVADAVEMLESVGVKNVKPRNGDGTLGRGIHEMGTARMGKDPKTSVLNKWNQVWDAQNVFVTDGAFMTSAACHNPSLGYMAFTARAADYAVNELKKGNI